The DNA region ACTCCGTTGGCTGTTTTACGGTACCGGAATACAAGTTACCGGTAACTCTCTGGTTTTGATTTCGGTAGAATTCGGAGTTTTCTTTTCTAGGCTAGGAATTTTAAACTGTTCCCGTGAACTCTAGGGTTAGCATTCGACTCAATTGAATTTTCTCGGTTAAGGAGATTTTCACTAACTTTTCTGTTATTTTTCTCTCAAGTATTGGAATTTGattatcggaagaagaagaagatgagtaacACACCAGCAACGGCGGCGGCGTCATCATCTAAATCCAAAGCTGCGGGAACTTCTCAGCCACAGGAAAAACGCAAAACCCTCTTTCAGAAAGAATGTAATGTGATTTTTCTGACACACTCCTTAGCAAAGAACCCATAGATATTCTTCGTTTTGTGTGTTTCTGCTCACTTTGGGTTTTgctttgatatgattttttcagTGCAGCATATGATGTATGGATTTGGCGATGAGCAAAACGTAAGGCTACTACACATAGATAGAGATGCATAGAAGTAATAAGTAAGAGTTTATGAGTGTTCTGAAGCCTGCAACTAATCTAAACTTGCTCTGTCTTCTTTAGCCACTTCCAGAGACTGTGGCGCTTGTAGAAGACATTGTTGTGGAGTATGTCACAGATCTGGTAATgagctttttcttttctgtgatGATCCATGTTTTACATTACAAGCAGATAGAAAAAGCTAACTAGTGATGTTTTAATATGTCAGACACATAAGGCTCAAGAAATTGGTTCAAAGCGAGGAAGACTTCTTGTTGATGACTTCTTGTATCTTATCCGCAAGGTAAGTCTTTGTAAAGTATACAATTGAAGAAAGACTGATACGGGTTATGTGGTTTTGTATTctatatataatgattttgtGTCCTTGACACTGCAGGATTTGCCAAAACTGAACCGGTGTAGAGAACTGTTGGCGATGCAAGAAGAGCTCAAACAAGCTCGTAAAGCTTTTGATGTCGACGAAAAGGAGCTAGTTGATTGATCTTTCTTTCTCACTCACAATC from Camelina sativa cultivar DH55 chromosome 3, Cs, whole genome shotgun sequence includes:
- the LOC104760001 gene encoding transcription initiation factor TFIID subunit 13 — protein: MSNTPATAAASSSKSKAAGTSQPQEKRKTLFQKELQHMMYGFGDEQNPLPETVALVEDIVVEYVTDLTHKAQEIGSKRGRLLVDDFLYLIRKDLPKLNRCRELLAMQEELKQARKAFDVDEKELVD